In Clostridium sp. DL-VIII, the following proteins share a genomic window:
- the hydE gene encoding [FeFe] hydrogenase H-cluster radical SAM maturase HydE, whose protein sequence is MNKLIERAKLTHNLNEEEILQLLQNDDINEELFKAADDVRNECLGNYVHLRGLIEFTNICKRNCMYCGLRRDNTNLKRYRLTQDEIVDFAKKAVSYGYKTIVLQGGEDDYFTKDRMVSIVKEIKKLGVALTLSLGEKTYDEYKAFKEAGADRYLIRIETTDKKLYEAMDPNMSFEERLNCLKNLGDLGYEVGSGILVGLPNQTLESIAKDILFFKEINADMIGVGPFIPNEDTPLKDAEGGSLTLALKVMAITRLILPDINIPATTAMESLAPNGRVKALQSGANVVMPNVTEGEYRKLYALYPGKICTGDTPAHCRGCITGKITGIGRIISDGYGFRGNQNINAHNAY, encoded by the coding sequence ATGAACAAACTTATTGAAAGAGCTAAACTTACTCATAATTTAAATGAAGAAGAAATATTGCAATTATTACAAAATGATGATATAAATGAAGAACTTTTTAAAGCTGCTGATGATGTTCGTAATGAATGTTTAGGAAACTATGTACACTTGCGTGGATTAATTGAATTTACAAACATCTGTAAAAGAAATTGTATGTACTGCGGACTTAGACGTGACAATACAAACCTTAAAAGATATAGACTAACTCAAGATGAAATTGTGGATTTTGCAAAAAAAGCTGTCAGCTATGGTTACAAAACTATTGTTCTTCAGGGTGGTGAAGATGATTACTTCACCAAAGATAGAATGGTATCTATAGTAAAAGAAATAAAAAAATTAGGTGTTGCTTTAACATTAAGCTTAGGTGAAAAAACTTATGATGAATATAAGGCATTTAAAGAAGCTGGTGCAGATAGATACTTAATACGTATTGAAACCACTGATAAAAAACTTTATGAAGCTATGGATCCTAATATGAGCTTTGAAGAAAGATTAAATTGTCTAAAAAATTTAGGTGATTTAGGATATGAAGTTGGAAGCGGTATTCTTGTTGGACTTCCCAACCAGACTTTAGAGTCTATAGCTAAAGACATATTGTTTTTTAAAGAAATTAATGCAGATATGATAGGTGTAGGTCCATTTATTCCAAATGAAGATACGCCTTTAAAGGATGCAGAAGGTGGAAGTCTTACTTTAGCTCTAAAGGTTATGGCTATAACTAGACTAATTCTTCCAGACATAAACATTCCAGCCACAACTGCTATGGAATCTCTAGCACCTAATGGCAGAGTAAAGGCACTTCAAAGTGGAGCTAATGTTGTAATGCCTAACGTTACTGAAGGTGAATACAGAAAACTCTATGCATTATATCCAGGTAAGATATGCACAGGTGATACTCCAGCTCACTGCAGAGGCTGCATAACTGGAAAAATAACTGGAATTGGCAGGATTATTTCAGACGGCTATGGTTTTAGAGGTAATCAAAATATTAATGCTCACAATGCATATTAA